One Chondrinema litorale genomic window, TTTATCAGATTGAAAAACATTTCTTTAGGTTATAACCTACCAACTTTTGCAACTGAAGCATTAAAAATTCGCTCGGCAAGAATTTATGTGAGTGCTCAAAACCTACTGACAATTACAGATTACTCTGGTTTCGATCCTGAAGTAAACTACAATACTTCTGGTTCTACAAATGGCAACAGAAACCTTGGTTTAGATTATGGTAGCTACCCAAATGCTAAATCTTATACAGTAGGCTTAAACATCGGATTTTAATCACATTCAGCGCTAAAAACATAGTAATTATGAAAAGATATATAAATAAATTAATCATATTTCCATTGCTACTTTCATTTCTGGCTTGTACCGATTTGGAAGAAGAGCCAGTCGGAGTATTAGCCCCTGAAAGTTTTTTCAAGACACCTTCTGATGTACAGGCAGCCATTTATGGAGCATACGGCCATTTGGCATCTGAGTCTATTTTTGGTAGAAAGCTTTCGCTTACTTTACAACTTCGTGGCGATATGTGTGATATTGGAGATAAAGGAACACCAGCACGTCGCCAACAAGTAAACGATTTCGATATGGACTCAAACAACGGAATGGTAACTGCATTTTGGCCAAGTTTGTATCAGGTAGTGAGTGCGGCAAATGCTGCGATAGATGGAGTGCAATTAATTGATGCTACTGATGAAGAAAAAAATGCCTTAGAAGCAGAAGCTAGATTTGTAAGAGCCTTTGCCTATTACCATTTAGTAAGAATCTTTGGTGAAATTCCTTATATCGATTATTTTGTGAGTGATCCAGAAGCTGTAAAATCCATTGCCAAAACCTCTGTATCAGAAATATATACTAAAATTATTGAAGATACTGAATTTGCCAAAGAGTACTTACCAGATGTACACTCAGGTGATGTAAGAACCAGACCAACTGCAGGTACAGCAGCAACCATGTTAGCCTCGATTCATTTAACTCTAGGTAATTTTCAACAAGCTGCAGACGAAGCTGTTTGGGTAATTAATAATAAAGATCGATTTGGATATGCCTTAGAAGATGATTTCCAAACATTATACATCGCAGATCAGGCAGATAACCTACAAGAGCATATTTTTGCAGTAGATTTTCTAGGTCAACAATCGGGTAGTGGTAGTGCCAATGATGATATTATGGGACCAATTACAGGTATTCGTGGAGCAGATCAAAATGGATGGAGTGTGAGTGTACCGAGCATGGCTGTTTATAATACTTGGGATGCCCGCGATTACAGAAGAAAAGTAAGTTTAGAAGATACCACTTCGGTTGGCGGTGTAGCAACTCCTTATACAGAATATCAGCAAGTGCAAAGACCACATATTGCCAAGTTTGCCCGCTATCCGGGTAACTCAAATGCAGATACACGCTACTCAGACCACAACTATGTATTATTTAGATATGCTGAAGTATTATTAATTGCTGCCGAAGCAATCAACGAAGTTTCTGGTGGACCAACAGCAGATGCTCTGGGCTATATTAATCAGGTAAGAACTAGAGCAAGAAACTGGGCAGGAACAGTAACTGATTTTCCAGCAGATTTGGCAGATGGCATGTCTCAAAGTGATTTCAGAACTGCAGTACTTGAAGAAAGAAGATTGGAATTAGCATTCGAATTCAAGAGATGGTACGACATTAAAAGAAGAGATATGTTGGTAGAAGTATTTACTGGTTTAAACTCTTTAGAACCTCACGATAATGTAAATACAAGCAGAGATTATTTGTTTCCATTACCACAAGACGAACTGGAAAGAAATGCCAATTTACTACCACAAAATTCGGGTTATTAATTGATAATGTTTTAATATTATAGAAAAAGGCTCATCTGGAGTCTTTTTCTGATTTACTATTAATGTTGTAAAATTCTATGAAAAAACCTTTTGAGAATAAGCCAGCCAATTTTATAATTTTTTTATTTGTATCGCTCTATCTCTTTAGTTGTTCACAAAAAAATACTGAAACTGTATTGTCTGATGATGAGGCACTTGTAGATGAAAGTTTAACTGGAAAATCTGAGCTTAGCAATTTGCCTACAATAATTGCAGAACAATTATTATTGGCAGATAAGAACTATACTGGGTTGGATAAATATCCTAGAAGTGTAGAAAATGGAGAAACAATTTTAGTAGGAATCAGAGATTGGACTTCGGGCTTTTATCCCGGTTCGTTGTGGTACACATACGATTTAACCAAAGATGAAAAAGTATTGGCAGCAGCCAAAGCCAGAACTGCTCCACTTGAGCCACTTAAAGATGCTACACACACACACGATCTCGGTTTTATGTTGTATTGCAGTTTCGGTAATGCTTTAAACATTGGAGGTGTTGAGTCTGCAAAACCAATTTTGTTGCAAGGTGCAAAATCTTTAATTAGTCGCTATAGCGAAACTGTGGGTTGTATCAAATCTTGGGACTGGTCTAAAGAATGGAAATACCCAGTAATTATAGATAACATGATGAACCTAGAATTACTTTTCTGGGCAACAAAAGAAAGTGGAGATAGTACCTTCTATAAAATAGCAGAGCAACATGCGCTTACTACTTTAAGAAACCATTTTAGAGAAGATGGAAGCACTTGGCATGTGGTAGATTACGATCCAGAATCTGGAGATGTACTTGAGAAAGTAACCCACCAAGGATATGCAGATAGTTCTTCTTGGGCAAGAGGTCAGGCTTGGGCGATTTATGGTTATACTGTAGCATTTAGAGAAACGAAAAAAGAAGTATTCTTAAAACAGGCAGAACAGACAACAGACTTTTACTTAAATCATCCGAATCAACCAGAAGACTTGGTAGCTTATTGGGATTTTAACGATCCGTCAATTCCAGATGTACCTAGAGATGCATCGGCTGCAGCAATTGTAAGCTCAGCCCTTTTTGAGTTGGCCAACTACGTAGATGCAGATAAAGGTCAATTATATAAGGAAAAAGCAACTGCAATCTTAGAGAGTCTTGCATCAGACCAATACTTGGCAAAACCCGGTGAAAACAATTACTTTTTGTTAAAGCATGCTACCGGAAATCTGCCAGCAAACTCAGAAATAGATGAACCGCTTAACTATGCCGACTATTATTTTATAGAAGCACTTAGACGATATTTGGGTAAAGATGCGATTACTACTATGTGATTAGAAAAAATATTTAAATGTATAACCATCTGGCTAATCGTCAGATGGTTTTTTATTTTTGATTTTCCAACTTTACCATTTCTCCATGTCGGTTTGCTTTGTTTATTCCCCAATTTGCCATTGCGTCTAGTAATGGTATTAGCGTTTTACCTTCTTCGGTTAATTCGTATTCTACTCTGGGTGGAATTTCTGGATATACTTTTCTACTTACAAAGCCATCACTTTCCAAAGAGCGAAGTTGTAGCGAAAGCATTTTATCTGTAATTGCGGGAATCATCGCTTTAAGTTCTGTAAATCGTTTCTTCCCATGTTTCAAATACCAAAGCACAATTGTTTTCCATTTTCCACCAACAAATGTGGCAGCCACATCCATAGCACAGTGATAATCTTTACCTTCTATCACAAATTTGAAGTCATCGTCTTTGATTCTCATTTTTTTTAAAATTTTTTCAATTTATAATGCTCTGATATTCAACTATTCTATCATATATGATAGTGTCTATCAAGTTTAACACCATCTTGACACATCTATTCCAAAACTATACTTTTGATAGTAAATATTAAAAGTAAATAAAATTAATTATTTATACTAAAATTTATTATAATGAAAATAGCAGTTTTAGGAACAGGAATAGTAGGAAAAACGATAGCCGAAAAATTAAATACATTGGGTCACGAAGTTGTAATTGGTACTAGAGAAGTAGAAAAAACACTAGCGAATAAAAACGATGAAAAGTCTTTTGCCTATTGGTACGAATCACATAAGAATATTGGTTTACAAACCTTTAAAGATGCTGCTGCTTTTGCAGAAAGTGTCATTTTTAACTGTACCTCAGGGATGTTGTCGATCAAAATTTTACAACAAGCAGAAGCAGATAGTTTAGGCGATAAAATTTTGATTGATGTAGCAAATCCCTTAGACTTTTCGAATGGAATGCCACCAACACTTAACCCCGGAAATTCAGACTCTTTGGCAGAGCAAATTCAGCGTGCTTTTCCAAACTTAAAAGTGGTAAAAACACTCAATACCATGAGCTCTTTTTTAATGGTAAAACCAAGTTTGGTACAAGGCGATCATTCTATTTTTGTGTCTGGTAATGATGATGCAGCCAAAGAAGCTGTAAAAGAGATATTAAATAGTTTTGGCTGGAAACAGAAAAACATATTGGATTTAGGAGACATCAGCACAGCAAGGGGAGTAGAAATGTTATTACCAGTTTGGATGAAACTATGGGATAATTTAGGCACAGTCGAATTCAATTTCCATATTCAGCAAAATGCTTGAAATTATATTTGACTTATATATAAAGAGCTAGGATATTTATATTCTGGCTCTTTTTGTTCTTAATTAGTGTTGTAAATTATAAATGCTAAATATGTCTTCTAATAAAAATAATACTGGTTTAGATTATCAGATTCTAAAAAACGGTGCAGTTTGTATGTATTACAAGAATGGCATTTTAGATAAACATATTCTTTGGTTTACAGATCATCGTTTTGAGGTTTATGACATGAATGTTAGAAATTGGAAGCCAAACAATCTGCATAAAAATCTAAAAGAACATTTGAAGTTTCCAGATTATTATGGAGAAAATTTAAATGCATTTAATGATTCTTTAGGAGATATGTATAATACAAGTTATGAAGGCTTGGTCTTCGTTTTTAGGTGTTTTGATTATTTAGCAGCCTATGATAAAAAGCTATGTGAAGCTTTGTTGGATATAATAGCCAAAACCTCTAGAGAGTGGTTACTTGCTGGACAAAAATTAATTGTACTTATTCAATCAACTGACCCAAATATTTATTTTGAAGAAATAGGTGGAAATACACCCCATTGGAATAATGAAGAATGGTTTGATGATACTCGGAATTGAAATAGTTTTTTTACATAACAAATAGTAGATATGGAAGAGAGATTTTTAACTTTTAGAAGATTTGGCAACTTAGAGGATGCTAATACTTTGGTTGAGGTATTGAAAACTAACAATATTGAATATGAAGTTGAAGATGCCTCACCAACATTTGATATTACTTTCTCCAACAATAAGTTGTTGAATGAGTATTATGTGAAGCTCAAACAAACAGATTTTGAATCCACTGAAAAGTTGCTGGTTGATACTTCAGATATTTCAATTGAAGATCTTCCTAAAGACTATTATTTATTTGATTTTACCGATGAAGAATTAATAGAGATATTAATTAAACCAGATGAATGGAATGCAGTGGATTATAAACTTTCTCAACAAATATTGATAAGTAGAGGAAAGCAGATAGATGAAGAATTCATTTCAACATTAAAGAAGAAAAGGAATGAAGAATTATCTAAACCTGAAAAGAGTAATAGCTCATGGCGAAATGCAGGTTACATTTTTGCTTTTTTAGGAGGTTTATTAGGCGTTTTTATTGGTTGGCACTTAGCTACATTTAAGAAAACTTTACCCAATGGCGAAAGAGTTTATGTCTATTCAGAATCAGACAGAAAACATGGTAAATACATTCTAATAATGGGTGTTATATTTTTCGCCATCTATTATACTTTATACTGGGTTGATTTTTTTAAACAATTCGCTTAAGACTTTAACCCTCTGGAAAATCTAAATCGGGGGTTGGGCTGGTGGCAGACCAACCTCCATCTACTACAATAGTTTGTCCATTTACCTGCCCCGATTGTGGAGAAACTAGAAACAAAGCTGTTTGTGCCACATCTTTCGGATAAGTTACATTTCTTGTAGGTGTAAGTTTAGACCACTCCTTAGGATAATCTGGGTCTTCTGAAAGGGTTCGTTCGGTTACAACAGCTCCCGGAGCAATGGCATTTACAGTAATGCCAAACTGAGAGAGCTCACAAACCAAACCTTTAGCCAGCATTTGTAAGGCAGCCTTTGTCATACCGTAAGGCACCAGATAAGGATGCGCTTGAACACCAGTAACAGAAGACATTAGTAAAATTCTTCCACCACTTTTTTGAGCTTTCATTTGGCGGGCAGCAGTTTGAGCCAGAAAAAATGAACCTTGTAAATTTAGATGGATAATCTTCTGGAAACTTTCTGGTGAATAATCCAGAAAAGAACCATAGGTAGTTATTCCTGCATTGGCAATAGCAATATTTAATTGACCAAATTCAGATACTGCTAAGTTTACCAATTTTTGAATAAAATCTATATTACCAGCATCACCTGCTAAGGCAATACATTTTCCACCCTCAGATTTAATTTTTGTTGCTGCTTTGTCGGCTATTTTATCATCAATATCATTCAGTAAAACAGCAGCACCTTGTTTGCAAAGTTGTCGAGCAATTTCAAAACCTATACCTGTTCCTGCACCAGTTACAATAGCAGTTTGTTCTTCAAAAGTTAGTTGGTTCATATAATGGTTAATTTATAAGTCTGGCTAAAAGGTAGTTCTTCCTTCCGAAAGATCAAAGACAAAACTGCTGATCTCTATTAATAAAAAGGTGTGTTTTGTTATTAATAAAAATACAAAAAATCTTTTATTAATAATTATACTTTTAAGTTTCTCTTTTAATTTTGAGGATGTCAAAACTTAGCAAACTTATATTAAATACCACCAATGAGATGTTGGAATTTCTGGTAAAGCTACCGAGTGTACCTTGTGGTTTGCCACCAGAAGAAAAACTGGCCGATGACTTAGGAGTAAGCCGAACTACTATACGCAAGGTTGTGGATTTACTCAGTGAAAAAGGAATTGTGTTGAAAGACGGTAGCAATAAAATGGTACTGAGAAGACCAGTTAAAAATGACTTTTATACTTCTAAAGAACTAGATAATTCTAAAGCAGATAAAATAGAAAAGTTGATTCTAAAAAAACTTTCGACTTATGAGTTAAAACCCAAAGATCGATTTGCCGAGTTAGAATTGGCAAAAGCTTTTGATTGTAATACAGTAACAGTTCGGGAAGTATTATTGAAAATTGAGCAAACTGGTATCATTAAAAAATCGCCTCGGCAAAAATGGGAAGTAGTTTCTCTAACCATGGATATGATTGAGGAAGTAGTTTCTGCGAGAAAACTTTATGAAGGTTATGCCCTTAGTAAGTTTCAAAACATGTCTGATGAAGATGTTATTTGGCAACAATTGGAAAAGTTGAAATCGAACCATTTACAAATTTTGTTGGAAAAAAACAGATCTATTCATGCACTAGCAGAAATAGAAAGGGCATTCCATTATACTTTGCTAAGAGCTTGTGGAAACCGTTATATTGAAAAATCTTACAACAGTCTTTTTACACTTATAACTTATCATTTGTGGCAGATAGAATACGATCACACAAAAATTGAGAGGGTAATTAAGCAACATCTTGAAATTATTAATAACTTGCTTAATAGGCAGTTTGATAAAGCAAAAGCATTATTGCAATACCATATAGAAGATGCAAAAGCTAGCATGACAGATTTGGTTTTCAGTAAAAATGCTCATTGAGCTATAAGATAAATTACTAAATTATATTATGAAAATGAAAGCACTACGCAGTCAACAATGGTTTGGTAAAAAAGGTAAAGATGGATTTATTTATCGTGCTTGGATGAAGAATCAAGGCATTCCAGATGATGAATTTAGAGGCAAACCTGTAATTGGCATTTGTAATACATGGTCTGAGTTAACACCCTGTAATGGTCATTTTAGAGAGTTGGCAGAATCTGTAAAAAGAGGTGTGTTTGAAGCAGGCGGTTATCCGGTAGAATTTCCGGTAATGTCATTAGGAGAAACATTAATTAAGCCTACAGCCATGCTCTACCGAAATTTAATGAGTATGGATGTAGAAGAATCCATCAGAGCCAACCCTATTGATGGTGTAGTGTTACTTGTAGGATGCGATAAAACTACACCAGCTTCAGTAATGGGTGCCTGTAGTGTAGATTTACCCACTATCGCCGTTTCAGGTGGACCTATGCTTACTGGGCACCATAGAGGAAAACCCATTGCCACTTCGGATGTGTGGAGAATGAGTGAAGCTGTTCGCTCTGGCAAAATGGAAGAAGAAGAATTGCGCTCTGTAGAGGCTTGTATGTGCAGAAGTGATGGACATTGTGCAGTAATGGGAACAGCTTCAACAATGGCATGTATGGTAGAATCTTTGGGTTTAACCTTGCCAGAGAATGCGGCAATTCCAGCAGCAGATTCCAGAAGAAAAGTCTTGGCTCAACTTTCAGGAAGAAGGATTGTTGAAATGGTAAAAGAAGATTTAACTCCTGCTAAGGTTTTAACAAGAGAAGCGTTTGAAAACTCTATTATATTAAATGCAGCCATTGGTGGTTCTACCAACTTTGTTTTGCACTTGTTGGCAATTGCTGGTAGAGTAGGTGTAGAGCTCAATCTCGATGATTTTGATGATTTAGGCAGTAAAATTCCATTGTTGGTAAACTTGCAACCATCAGGCAAATATTTTATGGAAGACTTTTATTATGCAGGCGGTTTACCGGTAGTTGTAAAAGTTCTAGCAGAAAAATTGCATCAAAATGTAATTACAGTAAATGGAAATTCTTTGGTAGAAAATGCAAAAACTGCTAGTTGCTATA contains:
- a CDS encoding glycoside hydrolase family 88 protein, with the translated sequence MKKPFENKPANFIIFLFVSLYLFSCSQKNTETVLSDDEALVDESLTGKSELSNLPTIIAEQLLLADKNYTGLDKYPRSVENGETILVGIRDWTSGFYPGSLWYTYDLTKDEKVLAAAKARTAPLEPLKDATHTHDLGFMLYCSFGNALNIGGVESAKPILLQGAKSLISRYSETVGCIKSWDWSKEWKYPVIIDNMMNLELLFWATKESGDSTFYKIAEQHALTTLRNHFREDGSTWHVVDYDPESGDVLEKVTHQGYADSSSWARGQAWAIYGYTVAFRETKKEVFLKQAEQTTDFYLNHPNQPEDLVAYWDFNDPSIPDVPRDASAAAIVSSALFELANYVDADKGQLYKEKATAILESLASDQYLAKPGENNYFLLKHATGNLPANSEIDEPLNYADYYFIEALRRYLGKDAITTM
- a CDS encoding barstar family protein, which encodes MSSNKNNTGLDYQILKNGAVCMYYKNGILDKHILWFTDHRFEVYDMNVRNWKPNNLHKNLKEHLKFPDYYGENLNAFNDSLGDMYNTSYEGLVFVFRCFDYLAAYDKKLCEALLDIIAKTSREWLLAGQKLIVLIQSTDPNIYFEEIGGNTPHWNNEEWFDDTRN
- a CDS encoding RagB/SusD family nutrient uptake outer membrane protein yields the protein MKRYINKLIIFPLLLSFLACTDLEEEPVGVLAPESFFKTPSDVQAAIYGAYGHLASESIFGRKLSLTLQLRGDMCDIGDKGTPARRQQVNDFDMDSNNGMVTAFWPSLYQVVSAANAAIDGVQLIDATDEEKNALEAEARFVRAFAYYHLVRIFGEIPYIDYFVSDPEAVKSIAKTSVSEIYTKIIEDTEFAKEYLPDVHSGDVRTRPTAGTAATMLASIHLTLGNFQQAADEAVWVINNKDRFGYALEDDFQTLYIADQADNLQEHIFAVDFLGQQSGSGSANDDIMGPITGIRGADQNGWSVSVPSMAVYNTWDARDYRRKVSLEDTTSVGGVATPYTEYQQVQRPHIAKFARYPGNSNADTRYSDHNYVLFRYAEVLLIAAEAINEVSGGPTADALGYINQVRTRARNWAGTVTDFPADLADGMSQSDFRTAVLEERRLELAFEFKRWYDIKRRDMLVEVFTGLNSLEPHDNVNTSRDYLFPLPQDELERNANLLPQNSGY
- a CDS encoding NADPH-dependent F420 reductase, with protein sequence MKIAVLGTGIVGKTIAEKLNTLGHEVVIGTREVEKTLANKNDEKSFAYWYESHKNIGLQTFKDAAAFAESVIFNCTSGMLSIKILQQAEADSLGDKILIDVANPLDFSNGMPPTLNPGNSDSLAEQIQRAFPNLKVVKTLNTMSSFLMVKPSLVQGDHSIFVSGNDDAAKEAVKEILNSFGWKQKNILDLGDISTARGVEMLLPVWMKLWDNLGTVEFNFHIQQNA
- a CDS encoding SDR family NAD(P)-dependent oxidoreductase — translated: MNQLTFEEQTAIVTGAGTGIGFEIARQLCKQGAAVLLNDIDDKIADKAATKIKSEGGKCIALAGDAGNIDFIQKLVNLAVSEFGQLNIAIANAGITTYGSFLDYSPESFQKIIHLNLQGSFFLAQTAARQMKAQKSGGRILLMSSVTGVQAHPYLVPYGMTKAALQMLAKGLVCELSQFGITVNAIAPGAVVTERTLSEDPDYPKEWSKLTPTRNVTYPKDVAQTALFLVSPQSGQVNGQTIVVDGGWSATSPTPDLDFPEG
- a CDS encoding GntR family transcriptional regulator is translated as MSKLSKLILNTTNEMLEFLVKLPSVPCGLPPEEKLADDLGVSRTTIRKVVDLLSEKGIVLKDGSNKMVLRRPVKNDFYTSKELDNSKADKIEKLILKKLSTYELKPKDRFAELELAKAFDCNTVTVREVLLKIEQTGIIKKSPRQKWEVVSLTMDMIEEVVSARKLYEGYALSKFQNMSDEDVIWQQLEKLKSNHLQILLEKNRSIHALAEIERAFHYTLLRACGNRYIEKSYNSLFTLITYHLWQIEYDHTKIERVIKQHLEIINNLLNRQFDKAKALLQYHIEDAKASMTDLVFSKNAH
- a CDS encoding winged helix-turn-helix transcriptional regulator, whose protein sequence is MRIKDDDFKFVIEGKDYHCAMDVAATFVGGKWKTIVLWYLKHGKKRFTELKAMIPAITDKMLSLQLRSLESDGFVSRKVYPEIPPRVEYELTEEGKTLIPLLDAMANWGINKANRHGEMVKLENQK
- a CDS encoding IlvD/Edd family dehydratase → MKMKALRSQQWFGKKGKDGFIYRAWMKNQGIPDDEFRGKPVIGICNTWSELTPCNGHFRELAESVKRGVFEAGGYPVEFPVMSLGETLIKPTAMLYRNLMSMDVEESIRANPIDGVVLLVGCDKTTPASVMGACSVDLPTIAVSGGPMLTGHHRGKPIATSDVWRMSEAVRSGKMEEEELRSVEACMCRSDGHCAVMGTASTMACMVESLGLTLPENAAIPAADSRRKVLAQLSGRRIVEMVKEDLTPAKVLTREAFENSIILNAAIGGSTNFVLHLLAIAGRVGVELNLDDFDDLGSKIPLLVNLQPSGKYFMEDFYYAGGLPVVVKVLAEKLHQNVITVNGNSLVENAKTASCYNEDVIRTPASPFQEASGITVVRGNLCENGAIIKPSAATPELMQHRGKAVVFENIEEYHEKINDPELEVDASCILVLKNVGPKGYPGMPEVGNMAIPKKLLAEGVTDMVRISDGRMSGTAFGTVFLHVSPEAAAGGTLALVENGDEIEVDVAKKRLHLFVSDVELERRKSSWQAPDLGYNRGYVQLYIKHVEQAEKGVDLDFLKGKSTSVVLRDSH